The genomic region TCTATGGGCAGTTGAATATGGAATGCTGATTGGATTGTAGGAAGTCCCAACCCCAAATAAACTGGGCTGATCCCAAATCCAATCAAAAGGATAATGATGATTCCACCTACCAATGGCCGAAGAGGCGAATACCCAATCAAATCGGAAAACCATTGAGATACATTGTGAACAAGCGAACTGAATGATCGAGCAACTAAACCAGAAACAATTGCGATAGTGACTAAAAAGACAATGATAGTTCCATTTAAATCGATGGGAATTTTTGGATAATGAGAATGTCCTGTTCCCCAAAACAAACAAACCCAATTTGCAAGATAAGCTGCTACTAAAGAAGGAAAAAGTAAATTCCAGCGATAATTTCCGAGGCGAATTACTTCTATAGAAAAAATAGTAGCAGCCAATGGAGTTCCAAATACAGAACTAAAACCAGCACTAATTCCAAGTATTATCAAAATTTGTTGGTCTTTAATTTTGAAAGGAAACAAACGGACCAGCTGATGAGCGATGGCTCCCCCCATTTGTACAGCAGTCCCTTCTCTCCCTGCCGAACCACCAAATAAATGGGTGATGATCGTTCCCAAAAATACCAATGGAGCCATGCGGATCGGAATGATCGAAGAGGGAGAATGAATTTCTTCTATGAGTAGATTATTCCCCTTACTTACATTTTTTCCATATCGAAAATAAAACCAACCGATGGTGAATCCTGCTAGAGGAAGAAAATAAACCAGCCAGGAATATAACTCTCGTAACTGACTTACTTTTTCTAGTGCGACGAGAAATAAAGCCGATGCGGAACCAACAAGGACCGCAATCCATCCTATGACAATGATCCATTGAATTCCAAGGGAAAGTGTTTGGAATTTGGAATTGGTATTCTTAGGATTCGAGTTAGAATTTTCCATCAACTTACCTTTTCCATCAAATGGAAATAGATCTTGCCGAAAACTAACTTTTCAAAATTCAAAATTTCAATACTTAGGTATTGACCTAAGTATTGAAATCAATTATCATGTCAAAATGGTCAAAAGGAACTACAGCATTGATGTTGTTTTGCATGCCTTATCCGATCCGACAAGGCGACAAGTCATCGAACGTTTAGGAAATGGACCAAGAAGTGTAAGTGATTTGGCATTGCCATTTTCGATGGCTATGCCTTCTTTCATGCAACATTTGGATATTTTGGAATCTTCCCAACTGATCTATACTGAAAAAGTTGGAAGGGTTCGTATTTGTTACTTAAACCAGAATCCATTTTCCGTTATGGAAAATTGGTTACAGGTGCAAAAATCACAATGGGAAACTAGGTTAAATCAACTGGACTCATTTTTATTAAAAACGCGGGGGAAAATATGAAGCAAGAATCAAATGAAACAATCAATCCCGAATTGGATTTGGTGTTGGAAAGAATCGTCGAAGTACCAGTGGAAATGGTTTGGAATGCTTGGACAAAACCAGAGCAATTAAAACATTGGTTTACGCCAGTACCCTGGAAAACGATTGATTGTAGGATCGATTTAAGACCCGGTGGAGAGTTTTATACTTTAATGCAATCACCAGAAGGAAATTTATTCCCAAATAACGGCTGTTTTCTGGAAGTGGTTCCAATGGAAAAACTGGTTTTCACCGACAGTCTACTTTCAGGTTTTCGACCTTCAGGAAACAGCTTTATGACTGCGTTCGTTACAATGGAATCAATTGGAACTGCGACAAAATACAAAGCAGTTGCCAAACATAAAGACCCTGAAACAAAAAAACAACATGAAGACATGGGTTTTATGGATGGATGGGGTACCGCGCTAGACCAACTAGTCGCTTTTACAAAAACTTTACCACGATAAAGAAAAATTA from Leptospira meyeri harbors:
- a CDS encoding SRPBCC family protein, producing MKQESNETINPELDLVLERIVEVPVEMVWNAWTKPEQLKHWFTPVPWKTIDCRIDLRPGGEFYTLMQSPEGNLFPNNGCFLEVVPMEKLVFTDSLLSGFRPSGNSFMTAFVTMESIGTATKYKAVAKHKDPETKKQHEDMGFMDGWGTALDQLVAFTKTLPR
- a CDS encoding ArsR/SmtB family transcription factor, whose product is MVKRNYSIDVVLHALSDPTRRQVIERLGNGPRSVSDLALPFSMAMPSFMQHLDILESSQLIYTEKVGRVRICYLNQNPFSVMENWLQVQKSQWETRLNQLDSFLLKTRGKI
- a CDS encoding chloride channel protein; its protein translation is MENSNSNPKNTNSKFQTLSLGIQWIIVIGWIAVLVGSASALFLVALEKVSQLRELYSWLVYFLPLAGFTIGWFYFRYGKNVSKGNNLLIEEIHSPSSIIPIRMAPLVFLGTIITHLFGGSAGREGTAVQMGGAIAHQLVRLFPFKIKDQQILIILGISAGFSSVFGTPLAATIFSIEVIRLGNYRWNLLFPSLVAAYLANWVCLFWGTGHSHYPKIPIDLNGTIIVFLVTIAIVSGLVARSFSSLVHNVSQWFSDLIGYSPLRPLVGGIIIILLIGFGISPVYLGLGLPTIQSAFHIQLPIETFLLKALLTVVTIGSGFKGGEVTPLFFIGASLGNIFGYFDPTHLSLFAALGFISVFAGASNTPLASAIMGMELFGWEAGILFFMATWIAYIVSGHTSIYQSQLIGKPKLLSRSSDFGKKISDLRK